The following coding sequences lie in one Musa acuminata AAA Group cultivar baxijiao chromosome BXJ1-8, Cavendish_Baxijiao_AAA, whole genome shotgun sequence genomic window:
- the LOC135581851 gene encoding putative pentatricopeptide repeat-containing protein At1g19290 yields the protein MIKHSLLPRLPFARPSRSLARRWPIHSAPAVLQWRANSHTGISRTELVDRICRILTLQRFHAIPKLPFDFSDGILDDVLVRLRLDPDACLGFFRIALRQQYFRPNVESYCRIVHILSRARMFDDARAFLKDLVAMTSSASSKTSVSFVFDTLVKVYKEFSFSPTVFDMLLKAYAEGGLKKEALFLFDNMGKCACKPSLRSCNSLLSTLVRGGESDTAALVYEQMVRTGTGILPDVFTVSIMVNAYCKDGNLKKASNFVMQMERNGFEVNLVTYHSLINGYCSLGQTEAALKVFDLMSQRGIVPNAISYTLLIKGYCKEGKVREAEKILENMKEVHGLGADEVAYGVLINAFCQTGKMDDAIRIRNKMLSMGIKENLFICNTMINGYCKLGRIGEAEKLINDMELGYPKPDSYSYNALLDGYCKKGLMRNAFGICDRMIMKGIRVTVLTYNTLFKGFCLAGAMDDALNLWFLMLKRGVAPNEISCSTLLDGFFKSGNFEQALKFWNDILARGFTKNQIIFNTVINGFCKTGKIDEAEKIIQKMKDWGCLPDSITYRTLIDGYCRIGDMGKAFKVRDEMETLGFSPSIEMYNSLISGNFLANTSDRVDDLLKDVHEKGLVPNIATYGVLIAGWCKEGMMDKAFDVYLEMVGKDLPPNIFICSALVSGLYRQGKIDEANVLLAKIVDIRMLPDFEASDKLLNHDAKSTYMHRITDLFTENANENLQPNNVICNVIICGLCRSGKVLEAKQFYSNLLQRGLIPDHFTYCSLIHGYSSAGSVDEAFELRDEMLRKGLVPNIVTYNALINGLCKSGNLDRAVNLFNKLQSKGLAPNVITYNTLIDGYCKVGELTEAFKFKQKMIEAGICPNVVTYSTLINGLCCQGEMEASIKLLDQMIESGVDPDYVTYSTLIHGYIRRGETQQVTKLYEEMHIRGLLPVFAFRENTSPASVTVNKMQLDCSRPLECIDTF from the coding sequence ATGATCAAGCACTCCCTTCTCCCTCGTCTACCCTTCGCCCGTCCCTCTCGATCTCTCGCTCGCCGCTGGCCGATCCACTCCGCCCCTGCCGTCCTCCAGTGGCGAGCCAACAGCCACACCGGCATCAGTCGAACCGAGCTCGTCGATCGGATATGCCGTATCCTCACCCTCCAGCGCTTCCACGCCATACCCAAGCTCCCCTTCGACTTCTCCGATGGCATCCTCGACGACGTTCTCGTGAGGCTGCGTCTCGATCCCGATGCTTGCCTGGGATTCTTTAGGATCGCACTGAGGCAGCAGTACTTCAGGCCCAATGTCGAATCTTACTGCAGAATCGTCCACATCTTGTCTCGAGCGCGCATGTTCGATGACGCTAGAGCATTCTTGAAGGATCTGGTGGCGATGACGAGCTCCGCTAGCTCAAAGACGTCGGTCTCTTTTGTATTCGATACGCTAGTTAAGGTTTACAAGGAATTCTCTTTCTCACCGACGGTATTCGACATGCTCTTGAAGGCTTACGCGGAGGGTGGATTGAAAAAGGAGGCTCTTTTCTTGTTTGACAATATGGGCAAGTGTGCATGTAAGCCTAGTCTGAGGTCTTGCAACAGTCTCTTGAGTACTTTGGTAAGAGGTGGCGAGAGCGACACGGCAGCTCTTGTATATGAACAGATGGTTAGGACTGGGACTGGGATTCTGCCAGATGTTTTCACGGTGTCCATAATGGTTAACGCTTACTGCAAAGACGGAAATCTCAAGAAGGCTTCGAATTTTGTAATGCAGATGGAAAGGAATGGCTTTGAAGTTAATCTTGTGACTTACCATTCACTGATCAATGGGTATTGCAGTTTGGGCCAGACAGAAGCTGCCTTAAAGGTGTTTGATCTGATGTCCCAAAGAGGCATCGTTCCGAATGCCATTTCATATACTTTGTTGATTAAGGGTTACTGCAAGGAAGGTAAGGTACGAGAAGCCGAGAAAATACTGGAGAACATGAAAGAGGTGCATGGTTTAGGTGCTGACGAAGTTGCTTATGGTGTGCTGATTAATGCTTTTTGTCAGACAgggaaaatggatgatgcaattaGGATCAGGAATAAAATGTTGAGTATGGGGATAAAAGAGAACTTATTTATATGTAACACAATGATCAATGGGTATTGCAAGTTGGGAAGAATTGGTGAAGCAGAGAAATTGATTAATGATATGGAACTTGGGTACCCGAAACCAGATTCCTACAGTTATAATGCCCTGTTAGATGGTTATTGCAAGAAGGGTCTTATGAGGAACGCCTTTGGGATTTGTGATAGGATGATTATGAAAGGAATCAGAGTAACAGTTCTTACCTATAACACACTTTTCAAAGGCTTTTGTCTGGCAGGCGCCATGGACGATGCCCTTAACTTGTGGTTTCTAATGCTGAAAAGGGGTGTAGCACCAAACGAGATTAGCTGCAGTACACTATTGGATGGGTTCTTCAAATCAGGCAATTTTGAACAAGCCTTAAAGTTTTGGAATGATATACTAGCTAGGGGTTTTACGAAGAACCAAATAATATTCAACACGGTGATAAATGGCTTTTGTAAAACAGGGAAGATTGATGAAGCTGAGAAGATTATTCAAAAGATGAAAGACTGGGGATGTTTACCCGATAGCATTACATACAGAACGCTGATTGATGGTTATTGTAGAATTGGTGATATGGGGAAGGCTTTTAAGGTCAGGGATGAGATGGAAACTTTAGGATTTTCTCCTTCCATTGAAATGTATAATTCTCTCATTTCTGGAAACTTTTTGGCTAACACTTCTGACAGGGTTGATGATCTTCTAAAGGATGTGCATGAGAAAGGATTGGTTCCCAACATAGCCACTTATGGAGTTCTGATTGCTGGCTGGTGTAAAGAAGGAATGATGGATAAGGCTTTTGATGTTTATCTTGAAATGGTTGGTAAGGACTTACCACCAAATATATTCATATGCAGTGCCCTTGTCAGTGGACTTTATAGACAGGGTAAGATTGATGAGGCAAATGTCCTATTGGCAAAAATTGTGGACATTAGAATGCTTCCAGATTTTGAAGCTTCTGATAAGTTGCTGAATCATGATGCAAAAAGTACCTATATGCACAGAATCACAGATCTCTTTACTGAGAATGCAAACGAAAATCTGCAGCCTAACAATGTCATTTGTAATGTCATTATCTGTGGACTTTGCAGGTCAGGAAAGGTTTTGGAAGCGAAACAGTTTTACTCAAACTTGTTGCAGAGGGGGTTAATCCCTGACCATTTTACTTACTGTTCTCTTATTCATGGCTATTCATCAGCTGGCAGCGTAGATGAAGCTTTTGAGTTAAGGGATGAAATGCTCAGAAAGGGTCTTGTTCCAAATATTGTGACGTACAATGCCCTCATAAATGGTCTTTGCAAGTCTGGAAACTTAGATAGAGCAGTTAATCTTTTCAACAAGCTGCAGTCGAAAGGTTTAGCTCCTAATGTTATTACTTATAATACATTGATCGATGGATACTGCAAAGTTGGTGAACTAACGGAAGCTTTTAAGTTTAAACAGAAAATGATAGAGGCAGGAATTTGTCCTAATGTTGTTACATATTCTACATTAATCAATGGTCTGTGTTGCCAAGGGGAGATGGAAGCATCCATCAAGCTTCTAGATCAAATGATTGAGAGTGGTGTAGACCCTGATTATGTGACATATAGTACACTGATCCATGGTTATATCAGACGTGGGGAAACGCAGCAGGTTACAAAACTATATGAAGAGATGCATATTCGTGGGCTTTTACCAGTGTTTGCTTTCAGAGAAAACACGAGTCCAGCATCTGTAACTGTAAACAAAATGCAGCTCGACTGCTCTAGACCATTGGAATGTATCGACACATTTTGA
- the LOC103993824 gene encoding peptidyl-prolyl cis-trans isomerase FKBP65 isoform X3, with the protein MRVDCWMDASSSPLGTEGSLSLLSWAVFEVELLSWLTVMDICKDGGIVKKVLSDGDDRQTGDLDEVTVKYQVRLLDGTIVAETPEGGFEFCVNQGHLCPALPKIVNTMRRGEKAFVTIQPQYAFGEAGREAINGLPAIPSNAVLNIEVELVSLKPVVDVTGDMKVLKKILRAGEGLRTPNSGETVCVRYTAMFKGGTTFEKVGFDGESFQFIIDEEQVIAGLDRAVSTMLKGELSELTIEPEYAFGNDKAKRDVTIIPSSSTLIYVVELLDFTKEKDIQEMTGLEKIQAAEGTKSSGNDLFKNGKFERAAKKYDKAARYIDGEGTFEDNEEKLVKSLRISCWLNSAACCLKLKDFQGAIRLCSQVLDNEFCNVKALYRRAQAYIEAADLDLAKLDIQKALELDPKNKEMKSLQMTLKQLQAEKNRRDAKLYANMFHWTRKDADVMVKKLKVGKPQGDEREGSAEVEASNLENYMRCERKVAEKEVKCDRETQAMEVVDATCAGDREMADSAGR; encoded by the exons ATGAGGGTAGATTGCTGGATGGACGCAAGTTCGAGTCCACTCGGGACCGAGGGGAGCCTCTCACTTTTGAGCTGGGCGGTG TTTGAGGTAGAACTACTATCATGGCTAACAGTCATGGACATTTGCAAGGATGGTGGAATAGTTAAGAAAGTTTTATCAGATGGGGATGATAGGCAAACAGGAGATTTGGATGAAGTTACAG TCAAGTATCAAGTCAGGCTGCTTGATGGCACGATTGTTGCAGAAACTCCTGAAGGAGGATTTGAGTTTTGTGTTAATCAAG GGCATTTGTGTCCAGCATTACCCAAGATTGTGAATACCATGAGAAGAGGGGAGAAGGCTTTTGTCACCATTCAACCACAAT ATGCATTTGGAGAAGCGGGGAGAGAAGCTATTAATGGATTACCTGCTATTCCATCAAATGCCGTGTTGAATATTGAAGTTGAGTTAGTATCTTTGAAGCCCGTTGTTGATGTTACTGGTGATATGAAGGTATTGAAGAAGATTCTGAGAGCAGGCGAAGGTCTCCGTACACCGAACAGCGGGGAGACCGTTTGTG TTAGGTATACTGCCATGTTCAAAGGTGGCACTACTTTTGAGAAAGTAGGCTTTGATGGAGAAAGTTTTCAATTTATAATTGATGAAG AACAGGTTATTGCTGGTTTAGATCGTGCTGTATCAACAATGTTGAAGGGTGAACTATCTGAACTGACTATAGAACCGGAGTATGCATTTGGAAATGACAAAGCTAAACGGGATGTAACCATAATTCCTTCAAGTTCAACTTTGATATATGTGGTGGAGTTGTTAGACTTTACAAAG GAAAAAGACATACAGGAGATGACTGGTCTTGAGAAGATACAAGCTGCTGAAGGAACAAAAAGTTCAGGCAATGATCTTTTCAAGAACGGGAAGTTTGAACGAGCTGCAAAGAAGTATGATAAG GCTGCTAGGTATATTGATGGTGAAGGAACATTTGAGGATAATGAGGAAAAGCTAGTGAAATCTCTGAGAATCTCGTGCTGGTTGAATTCTGCAGCATGTTGCCTAAAACTGAAGGACTTTCAGGGAGCTATTCGGTTATGTTCACAG GTACTAGATAATGAGTTCTGCAATGTGAAGGCACTGTACAGGCGAGCACAAGCTTATATTGAAGCTGCTGATCTGGATTTAGCTAAGTTGGATATTCAGAAGGCATTAGAGCTCGACCCAAAGAACAA GGAGATGAAGTCACTACAGATGACATTGAAACAGCTTCAagcagagaagaatagaagagatGCAAAGTTGTACGCAAACATGTTCCACTGGACGAGAAAAGATGCAGATGTGATGGTGAAG AAGCTGAAGGTTGGGAAGCCACAAGGTGATGAGAGGGAGGGGAGCGCCGAAGTGGAGGCATCCAATCTGGAGAACTACATG AGATGTGAGCGCAAAGTGGCAGAGAAAGAAGTAAAATGTGACAGGGAAACACAGGCGATGGAGGTGGTGGATGCTACTTGTGCCGGTGACAGGGAGATGGCAGATTCCGCGGGGAGGTGA
- the LOC103993824 gene encoding 70 kDa peptidyl-prolyl isomerase isoform X1 produces MAHSSRLTLSASAARAAAAVVDDDDDLDEEPGEEIESAPPLRVGEEREIGGAGLRKKLLRPGRGWEAPVLGDEVTVHYEGRLLDGRKFESTRDRGEPLTFELGGEQGIAGLDQGIITMKRGELALFTLPCSSGYRHAAAQGVPPDADMQFEVELLSWLTVMDICKDGGIVKKVLSDGDDRQTGDLDEVTVKYQVRLLDGTIVAETPEGGFEFCVNQGHLCPALPKIVNTMRRGEKAFVTIQPQYAFGEAGREAINGLPAIPSNAVLNIEVELVSLKPVVDVTGDMKVLKKILRAGEGLRTPNSGETVCVRYTAMFKGGTTFEKVGFDGESFQFIIDEEQVIAGLDRAVSTMLKGELSELTIEPEYAFGNDKAKRDVTIIPSSSTLIYVVELLDFTKEKDIQEMTGLEKIQAAEGTKSSGNDLFKNGKFERAAKKYDKAARYIDGEGTFEDNEEKLVKSLRISCWLNSAACCLKLKDFQGAIRLCSQVLDNEFCNVKALYRRAQAYIEAADLDLAKLDIQKALELDPKNKEMKSLQMTLKQLQAEKNRRDAKLYANMFHWTRKDADVMVKKLKVGKPQGDEREGSAEVEASNLENYMRCERKVAEKEVKCDRETQAMEVVDATCAGDREMADSAGR; encoded by the exons ATGGCGCACTCGTCGAGGCTCACCCTGTCTGCGTCCGCCGCGAGGGCGGCCGCTGCCGtggtcgacgacgacgacgatctcGACGAGGAGCCCGGTGAGGAGATCGAGTCCGCGCCGCCGCTCCGGGTCGGCGAGGAGAGGGAGATCGGAGGCGCCGGCCTCAGGAAGAAGCTTCTCAGGCCCGGCCGCGGCTGGGAGGCCCCCGTCCTCGGCGACGAAGTTACAG TTCATTATGAGGGTAGATTGCTGGATGGACGCAAGTTCGAGTCCACTCGGGACCGAGGGGAGCCTCTCACTTTTGAGCTGGGCGGTG AACAAGGCATTGCTGGCTTGGATCAAGGAATAATTACCATGAAAAGGGGGGAATTGGCACTATTTACATTGCCTTGTTCTTCTGGTTATCGACATGCTGCTGCTCAAGGTGTTCCTCCTGATGCTGATATGCAGTTTGAGGTAGAACTACTATCATGGCTAACAGTCATGGACATTTGCAAGGATGGTGGAATAGTTAAGAAAGTTTTATCAGATGGGGATGATAGGCAAACAGGAGATTTGGATGAAGTTACAG TCAAGTATCAAGTCAGGCTGCTTGATGGCACGATTGTTGCAGAAACTCCTGAAGGAGGATTTGAGTTTTGTGTTAATCAAG GGCATTTGTGTCCAGCATTACCCAAGATTGTGAATACCATGAGAAGAGGGGAGAAGGCTTTTGTCACCATTCAACCACAAT ATGCATTTGGAGAAGCGGGGAGAGAAGCTATTAATGGATTACCTGCTATTCCATCAAATGCCGTGTTGAATATTGAAGTTGAGTTAGTATCTTTGAAGCCCGTTGTTGATGTTACTGGTGATATGAAGGTATTGAAGAAGATTCTGAGAGCAGGCGAAGGTCTCCGTACACCGAACAGCGGGGAGACCGTTTGTG TTAGGTATACTGCCATGTTCAAAGGTGGCACTACTTTTGAGAAAGTAGGCTTTGATGGAGAAAGTTTTCAATTTATAATTGATGAAG AACAGGTTATTGCTGGTTTAGATCGTGCTGTATCAACAATGTTGAAGGGTGAACTATCTGAACTGACTATAGAACCGGAGTATGCATTTGGAAATGACAAAGCTAAACGGGATGTAACCATAATTCCTTCAAGTTCAACTTTGATATATGTGGTGGAGTTGTTAGACTTTACAAAG GAAAAAGACATACAGGAGATGACTGGTCTTGAGAAGATACAAGCTGCTGAAGGAACAAAAAGTTCAGGCAATGATCTTTTCAAGAACGGGAAGTTTGAACGAGCTGCAAAGAAGTATGATAAG GCTGCTAGGTATATTGATGGTGAAGGAACATTTGAGGATAATGAGGAAAAGCTAGTGAAATCTCTGAGAATCTCGTGCTGGTTGAATTCTGCAGCATGTTGCCTAAAACTGAAGGACTTTCAGGGAGCTATTCGGTTATGTTCACAG GTACTAGATAATGAGTTCTGCAATGTGAAGGCACTGTACAGGCGAGCACAAGCTTATATTGAAGCTGCTGATCTGGATTTAGCTAAGTTGGATATTCAGAAGGCATTAGAGCTCGACCCAAAGAACAA GGAGATGAAGTCACTACAGATGACATTGAAACAGCTTCAagcagagaagaatagaagagatGCAAAGTTGTACGCAAACATGTTCCACTGGACGAGAAAAGATGCAGATGTGATGGTGAAG AAGCTGAAGGTTGGGAAGCCACAAGGTGATGAGAGGGAGGGGAGCGCCGAAGTGGAGGCATCCAATCTGGAGAACTACATG AGATGTGAGCGCAAAGTGGCAGAGAAAGAAGTAAAATGTGACAGGGAAACACAGGCGATGGAGGTGGTGGATGCTACTTGTGCCGGTGACAGGGAGATGGCAGATTCCGCGGGGAGGTGA
- the LOC103993824 gene encoding 70 kDa peptidyl-prolyl isomerase isoform X2 gives MAHSSRLTLSASAARAAAAVVDDDDDLDEEPGEEIESAPPLRVGEEREIGGAGLRKKLLRPGRGWEAPVLGDEVTVHYEGRLLDGRKFESTRDRGEPLTFELGGEQGIAGLDQGIITMKRGELALFTLPCSSGYRHAAAQGVPPDADMQFEVELLSWLTVMDICKDGGIVKKVLSDGDDRQTGDLDEVTVKYQVRLLDGTIVAETPEGGFEFCVNQGHLCPALPKIVNTMRRGEKAFVTIQPQYAFGEAGREAINGLPAIPSNAVLNIEVELVSLKPVVDVTGDMKVLKKILRAGEGLRTPNSGETVCVRYTAMFKGGTTFEKVGFDGESFQFIIDEEQVIAGLDRAVSTMLKGELSELTIEPEYAFGNDKAKRDVTIIPSSSTLIYVVELLDFTKEKDIQEMTGLEKIQAAEGTKSSGNDLFKNGKFERAAKKYDKAARYIDGEGTFEDNEEKLVKSLRISCWLNSAACCLKLKDFQGAIRLCSQALYRRAQAYIEAADLDLAKLDIQKALELDPKNKEMKSLQMTLKQLQAEKNRRDAKLYANMFHWTRKDADVMVKKLKVGKPQGDEREGSAEVEASNLENYMRCERKVAEKEVKCDRETQAMEVVDATCAGDREMADSAGR, from the exons ATGGCGCACTCGTCGAGGCTCACCCTGTCTGCGTCCGCCGCGAGGGCGGCCGCTGCCGtggtcgacgacgacgacgatctcGACGAGGAGCCCGGTGAGGAGATCGAGTCCGCGCCGCCGCTCCGGGTCGGCGAGGAGAGGGAGATCGGAGGCGCCGGCCTCAGGAAGAAGCTTCTCAGGCCCGGCCGCGGCTGGGAGGCCCCCGTCCTCGGCGACGAAGTTACAG TTCATTATGAGGGTAGATTGCTGGATGGACGCAAGTTCGAGTCCACTCGGGACCGAGGGGAGCCTCTCACTTTTGAGCTGGGCGGTG AACAAGGCATTGCTGGCTTGGATCAAGGAATAATTACCATGAAAAGGGGGGAATTGGCACTATTTACATTGCCTTGTTCTTCTGGTTATCGACATGCTGCTGCTCAAGGTGTTCCTCCTGATGCTGATATGCAGTTTGAGGTAGAACTACTATCATGGCTAACAGTCATGGACATTTGCAAGGATGGTGGAATAGTTAAGAAAGTTTTATCAGATGGGGATGATAGGCAAACAGGAGATTTGGATGAAGTTACAG TCAAGTATCAAGTCAGGCTGCTTGATGGCACGATTGTTGCAGAAACTCCTGAAGGAGGATTTGAGTTTTGTGTTAATCAAG GGCATTTGTGTCCAGCATTACCCAAGATTGTGAATACCATGAGAAGAGGGGAGAAGGCTTTTGTCACCATTCAACCACAAT ATGCATTTGGAGAAGCGGGGAGAGAAGCTATTAATGGATTACCTGCTATTCCATCAAATGCCGTGTTGAATATTGAAGTTGAGTTAGTATCTTTGAAGCCCGTTGTTGATGTTACTGGTGATATGAAGGTATTGAAGAAGATTCTGAGAGCAGGCGAAGGTCTCCGTACACCGAACAGCGGGGAGACCGTTTGTG TTAGGTATACTGCCATGTTCAAAGGTGGCACTACTTTTGAGAAAGTAGGCTTTGATGGAGAAAGTTTTCAATTTATAATTGATGAAG AACAGGTTATTGCTGGTTTAGATCGTGCTGTATCAACAATGTTGAAGGGTGAACTATCTGAACTGACTATAGAACCGGAGTATGCATTTGGAAATGACAAAGCTAAACGGGATGTAACCATAATTCCTTCAAGTTCAACTTTGATATATGTGGTGGAGTTGTTAGACTTTACAAAG GAAAAAGACATACAGGAGATGACTGGTCTTGAGAAGATACAAGCTGCTGAAGGAACAAAAAGTTCAGGCAATGATCTTTTCAAGAACGGGAAGTTTGAACGAGCTGCAAAGAAGTATGATAAG GCTGCTAGGTATATTGATGGTGAAGGAACATTTGAGGATAATGAGGAAAAGCTAGTGAAATCTCTGAGAATCTCGTGCTGGTTGAATTCTGCAGCATGTTGCCTAAAACTGAAGGACTTTCAGGGAGCTATTCGGTTATGTTCACAG GCACTGTACAGGCGAGCACAAGCTTATATTGAAGCTGCTGATCTGGATTTAGCTAAGTTGGATATTCAGAAGGCATTAGAGCTCGACCCAAAGAACAA GGAGATGAAGTCACTACAGATGACATTGAAACAGCTTCAagcagagaagaatagaagagatGCAAAGTTGTACGCAAACATGTTCCACTGGACGAGAAAAGATGCAGATGTGATGGTGAAG AAGCTGAAGGTTGGGAAGCCACAAGGTGATGAGAGGGAGGGGAGCGCCGAAGTGGAGGCATCCAATCTGGAGAACTACATG AGATGTGAGCGCAAAGTGGCAGAGAAAGAAGTAAAATGTGACAGGGAAACACAGGCGATGGAGGTGGTGGATGCTACTTGTGCCGGTGACAGGGAGATGGCAGATTCCGCGGGGAGGTGA
- the LOC103993824 gene encoding 70 kDa peptidyl-prolyl isomerase isoform X4: MKVIAGLDRAVSTMLKGELSELTIEPEYAFGNDKAKRDVTIIPSSSTLIYVVELLDFTKEKDIQEMTGLEKIQAAEGTKSSGNDLFKNGKFERAAKKYDKAARYIDGEGTFEDNEEKLVKSLRISCWLNSAACCLKLKDFQGAIRLCSQVLDNEFCNVKALYRRAQAYIEAADLDLAKLDIQKALELDPKNKEMKSLQMTLKQLQAEKNRRDAKLYANMFHWTRKDADVMVKKLKVGKPQGDEREGSAEVEASNLENYMRCERKVAEKEVKCDRETQAMEVVDATCAGDREMADSAGR, from the exons ATGAAG GTTATTGCTGGTTTAGATCGTGCTGTATCAACAATGTTGAAGGGTGAACTATCTGAACTGACTATAGAACCGGAGTATGCATTTGGAAATGACAAAGCTAAACGGGATGTAACCATAATTCCTTCAAGTTCAACTTTGATATATGTGGTGGAGTTGTTAGACTTTACAAAG GAAAAAGACATACAGGAGATGACTGGTCTTGAGAAGATACAAGCTGCTGAAGGAACAAAAAGTTCAGGCAATGATCTTTTCAAGAACGGGAAGTTTGAACGAGCTGCAAAGAAGTATGATAAG GCTGCTAGGTATATTGATGGTGAAGGAACATTTGAGGATAATGAGGAAAAGCTAGTGAAATCTCTGAGAATCTCGTGCTGGTTGAATTCTGCAGCATGTTGCCTAAAACTGAAGGACTTTCAGGGAGCTATTCGGTTATGTTCACAG GTACTAGATAATGAGTTCTGCAATGTGAAGGCACTGTACAGGCGAGCACAAGCTTATATTGAAGCTGCTGATCTGGATTTAGCTAAGTTGGATATTCAGAAGGCATTAGAGCTCGACCCAAAGAACAA GGAGATGAAGTCACTACAGATGACATTGAAACAGCTTCAagcagagaagaatagaagagatGCAAAGTTGTACGCAAACATGTTCCACTGGACGAGAAAAGATGCAGATGTGATGGTGAAG AAGCTGAAGGTTGGGAAGCCACAAGGTGATGAGAGGGAGGGGAGCGCCGAAGTGGAGGCATCCAATCTGGAGAACTACATG AGATGTGAGCGCAAAGTGGCAGAGAAAGAAGTAAAATGTGACAGGGAAACACAGGCGATGGAGGTGGTGGATGCTACTTGTGCCGGTGACAGGGAGATGGCAGATTCCGCGGGGAGGTGA
- the LOC135680712 gene encoding U-box domain-containing protein 30-like: MPQYQQQASWRLEGGGQIIDLETAIKDGILGGGGGGLPAGKDGTLGATAEKLDLKKMIEELDSAAPEDVPSVFICPISLEPMVDPVTLCTGQTYERANILKWFSLGHLTCPTTMQELWDDAVTPNRTLHQLINAWFSQRYLLLKKRSEDVQGRAAELVQSLKKVKGQARVQALKDLQKIVVAHPSVKKTVADSGGVSLLSSLLGPFTSHAVGSEVIAILVNLCLDSDAKTSLMQPARISLVVDMLNEGTIDTKINCTRFIEMLMEEKSFRWEVVSSLSLLVALLRLVKDKRHPNGMAAGLSLLKAICSHEQVRSLIVSVGAVPQLVELLPNLSPECSEPAWHILDDLSTTPEGLLALKDCPQTIPNAVRLLMRVSEACTQYALSILWAVCKLAPDECASLAVEAGLAAKLLLVIQSGCSPELKQRAAELLKLCSLNYTTTLFISKCKLTRTIQ; the protein is encoded by the coding sequence ATGCCGCAGTACCAGCAGCAGGCTTCATGGAGGCTGGAGGGCGGGGGGCAGATCATAGATCTGGAGACCGCTATCAAAGATGGGATcttgggcggcggcggcgggggcctCCCTGCAGGGAAAGATGGGACCTTGGGAGCCACCGCGGAGAAGCTCGACCTCAAGAAGATGATCGAGGAGCTCGACTCGGCGGCGCCCGAGGACGTGCCGTCGGTGTTCATCTGCCCCATCTCCCTCGAGCCTATGGTGGATCCCGTCACGCTCTGCACCGGCCAGACCTACGAGCGCGCCAACATCCTCAAGTGGTTTTCCTTGGGGCACCTCACCTGCCCAACCACCATGCAGGAGCTGTGGGACGACGCCGTCACCCCCAACCGAACCCTCCACCAGCTGATCAACGCCTGGTTCTCGCAGCGTTACCTCCTACTGAAGAAGAGATCCGAGGACGTCCAGGGCCGGGCCGCCGAGCTCGTCCAAAGCCTAAAGAAGGTCAAGGGGCAGGCCAGAGTCCAGGCCCTCAAGGATCTCCAGAAGATCGTCGTCGCCCACCCCTCCGTCAAGAAGACCGTCGCCGACTCCGGCGGCGTGTCACTCCTTTCTTCTCTCCTCGGCCCGTTCACCTCCCACGCCGTTGGCTCCGAGGTGATCGCCATTCTCGTCAATCTTTGCCTGGATTCAGATGCCAAGACCAGTTTGATGCAGCCGGCAAGGATCTCACTCGTGGTAGACATGCTGAATGAGGGGACGATCGATACCAAGATCAATTGCACGAGGTTCATCGAAATGCTGATGGAGGAGAAGAGTTTCCGGTGGGAGGTGGTGTCGAGCTTGAGCCTTTTGGTGGCATTGCTGAGATTGGTGAAGGACAAGCGACACCCAAATGGCATGGCGGCGGGTCTCAGCTTGCTCAAGGCTATATGCTCTCACGAGCAAGTCCGGAGCTTGATTGTGAGCGTCGGAGCGGTTCCGCAGCTCGTCGAGCTATTGCCCAACCTGAGTCCCGAGTGCTCGGAGCCGGCATGGCACATCTTGGATGATCTCTCGACGACACCCGAAGGCCTGTTGGCGCTGAAAGATTGTCCTCAGACCATTCCCAACGCAGTGAGGCTTCTGATGAGGGTGTCTGAAGCTTGTACTCAATATGCATTGTCGATACTGTGGGCCGTCTGCAAGCTCGCTCCCGACGAATGCGCCTCTCTCGCCGTGGAGGCCGGTTTGGCTGCCAAACTGCTGCTTGTCATCCAGAGCGGCTGCAGTCCTGAGCTCAAGCAACGGGCCGCCGAGCTATTGAAGCTCTGCAGTCTTAATTACACGACGACCCTATTCATCTCGAAGTGCAAGCTAACGAGGACGATCCAATGA